In the genome of Hymenobacter taeanensis, one region contains:
- a CDS encoding aspartate-semialdehyde dehydrogenase, which produces MKVAVVGATGLVGGEMLKVLAERNFPVTELLPVASAKSVGREIEFQGKKYKVVSMDDAIAARPAVAIFSAGGTTSKEDAPRFAEVGTVVIDNSSAWRMDPTKKLVVPEINAKELTSEDKIIANPNCSTIQMVVALNRLHERYKAQRIVVSTYQSVTGTGKKAVDQLLEERAGQEPSNPAYPHRIDLNVLPHIDVFEENGYTKEEMKMVKETKKIFGDDSIRVTATTVRIPVMGGHSEAINVEFAEEFDLEDVRELLRQTEGVELVDDVQHNVYPMPKDAHGKDAVLVGRLRRDETQPRTLNMWVVADNLRKGAATNAVQIAEKMLQMGLIS; this is translated from the coding sequence ATGAAAGTAGCCGTAGTAGGTGCCACCGGCCTGGTCGGGGGCGAAATGCTGAAAGTACTGGCCGAGCGCAACTTCCCGGTCACTGAACTCCTGCCCGTAGCCTCTGCGAAATCAGTAGGCCGGGAAATTGAATTTCAGGGCAAGAAATACAAAGTGGTGAGCATGGACGACGCCATTGCGGCCCGGCCAGCAGTAGCTATTTTCTCAGCGGGCGGTACTACCTCTAAGGAGGATGCCCCCCGCTTTGCCGAGGTTGGCACCGTGGTTATCGACAATTCCTCGGCTTGGCGCATGGACCCCACCAAGAAGCTGGTAGTGCCCGAAATCAATGCTAAGGAGCTCACTTCCGAAGATAAAATCATTGCCAACCCCAACTGCTCCACCATTCAGATGGTAGTGGCCCTCAACAGGCTGCATGAGCGCTACAAGGCCCAGCGCATTGTGGTGAGCACCTACCAGAGCGTGACAGGCACTGGCAAGAAAGCCGTTGATCAGCTGCTGGAAGAGCGCGCCGGCCAGGAGCCCAGCAACCCCGCTTACCCGCACCGCATCGACCTGAATGTACTGCCCCACATCGACGTGTTCGAGGAGAATGGCTACACCAAGGAAGAAATGAAGATGGTGAAGGAAACCAAGAAAATCTTCGGCGACGACTCCATCCGGGTAACGGCTACTACGGTGCGCATCCCGGTAATGGGCGGCCACTCTGAAGCCATAAACGTGGAGTTTGCTGAGGAGTTTGACCTGGAAGACGTACGCGAACTGCTCCGCCAGACCGAAGGCGTGGAGCTGGTTGACGACGTTCAACACAACGTGTATCCCATGCCCAAAGACGCCCATGGCAAAGATGCCGTGCTAGTAGGCCGCCTGCGCCGCGACGAAACCCAGCCCCGTACCCTCAATATGTGGGTGGTGGCCGACAACCTGCGCAAAGGTGCCGCCACCAATGCCGTGCAGATTGCCGAGAAAATGCTACAAATGGGTCTTATAAGCTAA
- a CDS encoding TonB family protein: protein MKCALIPTLAIALFLGQAGWAQSVSIPTAPGSSPVYTYVEQMPVFPGGQQALLQTIGQTVAYPTEAMQQRLEGRVFVQFVVGATGAVQQTTVVKGVHPLLDSAAVLAVKALSAFSPGKQHGRAVPVAFTLPITFKLPPDVENILATRAGRAVPVALTTTDVRFPGGPQALAAYLSAAPYPKAARASQAEGRVYVRFRVEADGSLDFIKALVPPKPTKPKKSSEPAVAASAPATTTNPILVQAAEQYVAAMPAWQPALRKGIPSASSYTLPIDFYTTPPVATATPVYAYADTAPVFAGTSEEMPLPHVIGRATRYPVEALRSQLQGEVLVHVVIDELGQITEADIVQSAHPILDQEALRVVKAQKVMAPAMLQGKPVRTFITLPLTFSIVGNKQFQQSVYTR from the coding sequence ATGAAGTGCGCGCTTATACCAACGCTAGCCATTGCACTGTTTCTAGGCCAGGCAGGCTGGGCCCAGAGTGTATCTATCCCAACTGCGCCGGGTAGCAGCCCCGTGTATACGTACGTGGAGCAAATGCCTGTATTTCCGGGTGGCCAGCAGGCCCTGCTCCAAACTATTGGCCAAACGGTGGCCTACCCCACTGAGGCAATGCAGCAACGCCTGGAAGGACGGGTATTTGTGCAGTTTGTAGTAGGTGCCACGGGCGCCGTTCAACAGACCACGGTGGTGAAAGGGGTGCACCCACTGCTTGACTCGGCGGCTGTACTAGCTGTTAAGGCACTGTCGGCTTTCTCACCCGGCAAGCAACATGGGCGCGCGGTGCCGGTAGCCTTTACGCTGCCCATTACGTTTAAACTCCCGCCTGATGTAGAAAATATTTTGGCGACCCGGGCCGGTAGGGCTGTTCCCGTTGCCCTCACCACCACGGATGTGCGCTTCCCGGGTGGGCCCCAGGCTTTAGCCGCTTACCTGAGTGCCGCCCCCTATCCCAAGGCAGCCCGCGCTTCTCAAGCAGAAGGGCGGGTATATGTGCGTTTCAGAGTAGAAGCTGATGGAAGCTTAGATTTCATAAAGGCCTTGGTACCACCTAAACCTACTAAGCCAAAAAAGTCATCGGAGCCTGCAGTTGCCGCTTCTGCTCCGGCTACTACCACCAACCCCATACTGGTGCAAGCGGCTGAGCAATATGTGGCAGCCATGCCGGCCTGGCAACCAGCCTTACGCAAAGGGATACCCAGTGCCAGCAGCTACACCCTGCCTATCGACTTCTATACTACGCCTCCCGTTGCTACTGCTACCCCAGTGTATGCGTACGCTGACACTGCGCCAGTTTTCGCAGGCACTTCTGAAGAAATGCCCTTGCCTCATGTCATTGGGCGCGCTACCCGGTACCCCGTTGAAGCTCTACGCTCCCAGCTTCAGGGAGAGGTGTTAGTGCATGTGGTAATAGATGAACTAGGTCAGATTACAGAAGCAGATATTGTGCAATCAGCCCACCCCATTCTCGACCAGGAGGCTTTACGGGTAGTAAAAGCGCAGAAAGTTATGGCGCCCGCTATGCTGCAAGGCAAGCCCGTAAGAACGTTTATTACGCTTCCGCTTACATTTTCAATAGTCGGCAACAAGCAGTTTCAACAGAGTGTCTATACCCGATAG
- a CDS encoding alpha/beta fold hydrolase: MPQPTILLLHGFAESRAIWHNFTQQFPTHYRLLALDLLGHGANTEGIQDYTMEAQAQYVAEQLRQEGVEQALVIGHSMGGYVALALAEAHPELVQGLVLFHSTALPDTEEKKANRAKNQDFVRRHGVKKFMGSFIRPLFAPANREQLTEAQEFLEAIGKITPEATVLGGLEAMKNRPDRTEVLRTAKFPVLFIGGQDDVAVSVESLLPQLALPAQSHALLLANVGHLGYLEQPEVTRRAVLNFAASVFNGSRAAN, translated from the coding sequence ATGCCCCAGCCTACCATTCTGCTGCTTCATGGTTTTGCCGAGTCTCGTGCTATCTGGCACAATTTCACCCAACAGTTCCCGACCCACTATCGGCTGCTGGCCCTGGACCTGCTAGGCCACGGAGCTAATACCGAGGGCATTCAGGACTATACAATGGAAGCGCAGGCACAGTACGTGGCAGAACAACTCCGGCAGGAGGGGGTGGAGCAGGCGCTGGTAATAGGCCACAGCATGGGCGGCTACGTGGCGCTGGCGCTGGCCGAAGCCCACCCGGAGCTGGTACAGGGCCTAGTGCTTTTCCACTCCACAGCCCTACCAGACACTGAGGAGAAGAAAGCAAACCGCGCCAAAAATCAGGACTTTGTGCGGCGGCACGGGGTAAAAAAGTTTATGGGCTCATTCATCCGTCCGCTGTTTGCGCCCGCCAACCGCGAGCAGCTGACCGAGGCACAGGAGTTTCTGGAGGCCATTGGCAAAATTACCCCCGAGGCTACCGTGCTAGGTGGCCTAGAAGCCATGAAAAACCGCCCCGACCGGACGGAGGTACTAAGAACGGCGAAATTCCCAGTGCTCTTTATTGGTGGCCAGGATGATGTGGCCGTGTCGGTGGAGAGCCTGTTGCCCCAGCTGGCACTACCCGCGCAGAGCCACGCGCTGCTGCTGGCCAACGTAGGCCACCTAGGGTACCTGGAGCAGCCAGAGGTAACACGCCGGGCGGTGCTGAACTTTGCGGCGAGTGTGTTCAACGGAAGCCGGGCAGCCAATTGA
- a CDS encoding DUF2254 domain-containing protein, which produces MSLHFRHTWQRLRESLWFVPGLLVLGACGLAYGLITFDTRTSFNGAKRFPLLFGAGAEGSRGMLTAIAGSMLTVAALVFSLTLSTISQVSSQYSPRVLRNFMRDRGNQVVMGYFVGVFTYCLAVLGTIRSADEQKFVPSTAVLGGLVLALGGVAALIYFIHHIAESLQTGTILHRISRETAHAIDELYPAGVGEPAAAPMPPPEYSAGRIQTVYAKKTGYVQQVDADALLDWATEHNVFVRLEQKVGAFVVEQDQLARLQPDNPADQALSEDDIDGLRACVTLALHRSIEQDVAFGLQQLVDIALKALSPGINDTTTGIMAVDHIGRLLQQLAGRPFPAQLRAKEDQPPRVLVDAADFDAYLRLAFDLVRINSKGNHALLLRLLRALARTGHAACTAGRQHAVAKQAKLLLELAEETLVTDYEKKAVQTLYAELQPSWEKELVA; this is translated from the coding sequence ATGTCATTACACTTCCGCCACACCTGGCAACGCCTGCGCGAGTCCCTGTGGTTTGTGCCGGGGCTGCTGGTGCTTGGCGCCTGCGGACTGGCCTACGGGCTAATCACGTTCGATACCCGCACCTCGTTTAATGGGGCCAAGCGGTTTCCGCTGCTGTTTGGGGCGGGAGCCGAGGGCTCACGGGGCATGCTTACGGCCATTGCCGGCTCTATGCTAACGGTGGCGGCGCTGGTATTCTCGCTCACATTGTCCACTATCTCGCAGGTTAGCAGCCAGTACTCGCCGCGGGTGCTGCGCAATTTCATGCGCGACCGGGGCAACCAGGTGGTCATGGGCTACTTTGTGGGGGTGTTTACCTACTGTCTGGCCGTGTTGGGTACTATTCGCTCCGCCGATGAGCAGAAGTTTGTGCCTTCTACGGCGGTGCTGGGAGGCCTGGTGCTGGCGCTGGGTGGCGTGGCAGCCCTTATCTACTTCATTCACCACATTGCTGAGTCGCTACAGACGGGCACTATTCTGCACCGCATCAGCCGCGAAACGGCCCACGCAATTGATGAGCTGTATCCTGCAGGTGTAGGGGAGCCGGCCGCCGCCCCCATGCCTCCGCCGGAGTATTCAGCTGGCCGCATCCAAACTGTGTATGCCAAAAAAACCGGCTACGTGCAGCAAGTAGATGCCGACGCGCTGCTGGACTGGGCCACTGAGCACAACGTTTTTGTGCGCCTGGAGCAAAAAGTGGGCGCCTTTGTGGTGGAGCAGGATCAGCTGGCCCGGCTACAGCCCGATAACCCGGCCGACCAGGCACTCAGCGAGGATGATATAGACGGTTTACGGGCCTGCGTAACTCTAGCCCTGCATCGTAGCATTGAGCAGGATGTAGCCTTCGGGTTGCAGCAATTGGTTGATATTGCCCTGAAGGCTCTCTCGCCGGGCATCAACGATACCACTACCGGCATTATGGCCGTAGATCATATTGGGCGGCTACTGCAGCAATTAGCCGGGCGTCCGTTTCCGGCTCAGTTGCGCGCCAAAGAAGACCAGCCCCCCCGTGTGCTGGTAGATGCCGCCGACTTTGATGCTTACCTGCGTCTGGCCTTTGATTTGGTTCGTATCAATAGTAAAGGCAACCACGCGCTGCTGCTACGCCTGCTGCGCGCCCTGGCCCGCACCGGCCACGCCGCCTGCACTGCTGGCCGCCAACACGCCGTAGCCAAGCAGGCCAAGCTGTTGCTTGAGCTGGCCGAAGAAACCCTGGTCACCGATTACGAAAAGAAAGCTGTGCAGACCCTTTACGCTGAGCTGCAGCCAAGCTGGGAAAAAGAGTTAGTAGCCTGA
- a CDS encoding copper chaperone: protein MKTLNFKTNITDHDSMLAVTQALNGIEPIDGWNLDLGDPDKLLTIQTIDNRIGEQVTQALARAGFRAEPVD from the coding sequence ATGAAAACGCTGAATTTCAAAACCAATATCACCGACCACGACTCTATGCTGGCCGTTACCCAGGCCCTGAATGGAATTGAGCCCATTGATGGCTGGAACCTCGACCTGGGCGACCCTGATAAGCTGCTCACCATCCAGACCATTGACAACCGTATTGGGGAGCAGGTAACGCAGGCGCTAGCCCGGGCCGGTTTCCGGGCGGAACCCGTAGACTAA
- a CDS encoding mechanosensitive ion channel family protein translates to MDFSLAWQKLNQIGRELVAALPNIAIGTVVIIIFFFVARGVRAVVARVTHRKQGSQSLSLLLSRLAYVATLIIGVLVVATIVLPGFTPTSLISALGVGGIAIGFAFKDIFQNFLAGILLLLTEPFKINDQIKYKDFEGTVESIQTRATTIRTYDGRRVVIPNAELFTNAVTVNTAYDKRRLQYDIGIGYGDDIAQARQLILEAMREVEGVLEDPAPEAIVMDLAGSSVNLRARWWVNPPRQADILDAQDKVLESIKNKLTQNGIDLPFPTQQILFHDQTEVTDGDRRRQREGWPTGQGDVPQARAALPSPDQQPTSDSVTQA, encoded by the coding sequence ATGGATTTTTCGCTTGCCTGGCAGAAGCTGAATCAGATTGGCCGAGAGTTGGTGGCCGCCTTGCCCAACATTGCCATCGGTACGGTGGTAATTATCATCTTCTTTTTTGTAGCCCGCGGCGTGCGGGCAGTGGTAGCCCGCGTGACGCACCGTAAGCAAGGCAGCCAAAGCCTCTCGCTGCTGCTGAGCCGACTGGCCTACGTGGCTACCCTAATTATTGGGGTACTGGTGGTGGCCACCATTGTGTTGCCGGGGTTCACGCCCACCAGCCTCATCAGCGCGCTGGGCGTGGGTGGTATTGCCATTGGCTTTGCCTTTAAAGACATCTTCCAGAATTTTCTGGCGGGTATTCTGCTGCTGCTCACGGAGCCCTTCAAAATCAACGACCAAATTAAGTACAAGGACTTCGAGGGTACCGTTGAGTCGATTCAGACCCGGGCTACCACCATCCGCACCTATGATGGGCGGCGCGTGGTTATTCCCAACGCCGAGCTGTTTACCAACGCCGTAACCGTAAACACGGCCTACGATAAGCGCCGCCTGCAGTATGACATAGGTATTGGCTACGGCGATGATATTGCCCAGGCCCGGCAACTGATACTAGAAGCCATGCGCGAAGTAGAGGGTGTGTTGGAAGACCCCGCCCCAGAAGCAATAGTGATGGATCTGGCTGGCAGCTCCGTCAACCTTCGGGCGCGCTGGTGGGTAAACCCGCCCCGCCAGGCCGATATTCTCGATGCCCAGGACAAGGTGCTTGAATCCATCAAGAACAAGCTTACCCAGAACGGTATCGATCTGCCCTTCCCGACCCAGCAAATCCTCTTCCACGACCAGACTGAGGTTACCGACGGCGACCGGCGCCGGCAGCGCGAAGGCTGGCCCACCGGCCAGGGCGACGTGCCCCAGGCCCGTGCTGCGCTACCTAGTCCTGATCAGCAACCCACATCTGACTCTGTAACCCAAGCCTAA
- a CDS encoding DUF421 domain-containing protein — translation MEQIFFTSWTSILRTIIIAVAAYAGLILMLRGSGKRTLSKMNAFDFIVTVALGSTLATVLLTKSVALADGLLAFALLIGLQYLLTWLSVRYKAVDELIKGQPALLVYQGQLLHTAMKAERVTEGEIMASLREHGLSNLMQVEAVVLETEGSLSVIKKSSDEPVEVLGDVSAPSIS, via the coding sequence ATGGAACAAATATTCTTTACAAGCTGGACGAGTATCCTCCGCACGATTATCATTGCCGTTGCGGCTTACGCTGGTCTTATTCTCATGCTACGCGGGTCGGGTAAACGCACCCTGTCCAAGATGAATGCTTTTGATTTCATCGTGACCGTAGCCTTGGGCTCAACGCTAGCCACGGTGCTGCTCACCAAGAGCGTGGCCCTGGCCGATGGACTCCTGGCTTTTGCGCTGCTGATTGGGCTACAGTATCTGCTCACCTGGCTCTCAGTGCGCTACAAAGCAGTTGATGAGTTAATTAAGGGCCAGCCCGCGCTGCTGGTTTACCAGGGCCAGCTCCTGCACACCGCCATGAAGGCGGAGCGCGTAACGGAAGGCGAAATTATGGCCAGCCTGCGTGAGCACGGTCTTAGTAACCTCATGCAGGTAGAGGCCGTGGTGCTGGAAACCGAGGGCAGCCTGAGCGTTATTAAAAAGTCTTCGGATGAGCCGGTAGAGGTGTTGGGTGATGTGTCGGCACCTTCTATCAGCTAG
- a CDS encoding mechanosensitive ion channel family protein → MKLFFVCCLLLLSGWAGAQAPDSLLSNPRPVTTLPTGAAVVLPPTDTLFRVYGRVGSFGPQERAEAIQRRLLTLLDAPLFSPDSLYVTDSERDSEIMYADTHVLSVGAAEAQALGLPQPTVARQYLSTLRSHLTAAQQASSLPELLKRGALAVLTLLMLAGLIYGLNRFFRAINQRILLWRGSPLKPWRINNYELLTQERQLAVLRTLLKVLRLVLVALTVYLALPLLFSLFPWTEGFSRQLLGYVLGPVQRVVLAVVHYVPNLLTIVVIYLFTTYAVRFLRFLAGEVATGQLVIEGFYPDWALPTFNLVRFALYVFMFIVIFPYLPGSDSPVFQGVSVLLGFVISFGSTSAIGNLVAGIVITYMRPFKVGDRVKIGEVVGDVLEKTLLVTRLRTVKNEDITIPNSNILTGHTVNYSAAAEREGLVLHSTVTIGYDVPWPQVHELLLRAARATQGVETTPAPFVLQTSLDDFYVSYQINAYTRQPHRQAALYSELHQHIQTEFARAGVEVMSPHYRATRSGSEAGSTIPQLPAQ, encoded by the coding sequence ATGAAGCTGTTTTTTGTTTGCTGCCTGCTCCTGCTGAGCGGGTGGGCCGGTGCTCAGGCACCTGATTCTCTGCTTTCAAACCCTAGGCCTGTAACCACCTTGCCCACGGGTGCCGCCGTAGTTTTACCGCCCACTGATACGCTGTTTCGGGTATACGGCCGGGTGGGCTCTTTCGGGCCCCAGGAGCGGGCCGAGGCCATTCAGCGCCGTTTGCTAACCCTGCTTGATGCCCCGCTTTTTTCGCCTGACTCGCTTTACGTCACTGACTCAGAGCGCGATTCAGAAATCATGTACGCCGATACCCACGTGCTGAGTGTAGGCGCAGCCGAAGCCCAGGCCCTGGGCCTACCCCAGCCTACCGTAGCTCGCCAGTATTTAAGCACGCTGCGCAGCCATCTGACAGCCGCCCAGCAGGCCAGCAGCTTGCCCGAGCTGCTGAAGCGCGGTGCGCTGGCCGTACTCACCCTGCTCATGCTGGCCGGACTGATTTACGGGCTTAACCGCTTTTTCAGGGCTATTAACCAGCGTATTCTTCTGTGGCGGGGCAGCCCACTAAAGCCGTGGCGCATTAATAACTATGAGCTCCTGACCCAGGAGCGGCAGCTGGCTGTGCTGCGCACTCTGCTTAAGGTACTACGCCTGGTGCTGGTGGCCCTAACGGTATATCTGGCCCTGCCGCTGCTCTTCAGCCTGTTCCCCTGGACGGAGGGCTTCTCGCGCCAGTTGCTGGGCTACGTGCTAGGCCCCGTGCAGCGGGTAGTGCTGGCCGTGGTGCACTACGTGCCCAACCTGCTCACTATTGTAGTTATTTACCTATTTACTACCTACGCCGTGCGGTTCCTGCGCTTTCTGGCCGGCGAGGTGGCCACGGGGCAGCTTGTTATTGAAGGCTTTTACCCCGACTGGGCCCTGCCCACCTTCAACCTGGTGCGCTTTGCCCTGTACGTGTTTATGTTCATCGTCATCTTCCCGTACCTGCCCGGCTCCGATTCTCCTGTCTTTCAGGGCGTTTCGGTGCTGCTGGGGTTCGTTATTTCCTTTGGCTCCACTTCAGCCATCGGCAACCTGGTGGCTGGCATCGTTATTACCTATATGCGCCCGTTTAAAGTCGGCGACCGGGTAAAGATTGGCGAGGTAGTTGGCGACGTACTCGAAAAGACCCTGCTGGTTACGCGCCTGCGCACCGTCAAAAACGAGGACATTACCATCCCTAACTCCAACATCCTGACCGGCCACACGGTGAACTACAGCGCCGCCGCTGAGCGTGAGGGCCTGGTGCTGCACTCCACGGTTACCATTGGGTATGATGTGCCCTGGCCGCAGGTGCATGAGCTGCTGCTGAGGGCCGCACGTGCTACGCAGGGAGTTGAGACTACACCGGCGCCCTTCGTGCTACAAACCAGCCTCGATGATTTTTACGTTTCCTATCAAATTAACGCCTACACCCGGCAGCCGCACCGGCAAGCGGCCCTGTACTCTGAGCTGCACCAGCACATTCAAACGGAGTTTGCCCGCGCCGGCGTAGAGGTTATGTCGCCCCACTACCGGGCTACCCGCAGTGGCTCCGAAGCCGGCAGCACCATTCCGCAGCTGCCAGCTCAGTAA